The genomic window TTCCATCCCGTCGCGTTGTTCAGCCACTGAGCGCGTCGTCCACGGCCGCCTGCGCCAATAACGGCCAGGCCGGCACCTGCGTCGCCGGATCGTGCGCGAAACGGTTGCCGTAGGTATAATCAAGGGGAACCAGTACACGCGACACCGCCATCAGCGCGGTATTGATCTGGCCGGGCGGCAGCGCATGCTGTGGGTCCTGTAGCGTCAGCAGCGACTGCATTAAATGCTGCGCCTGCGCCGTCACGTCCTGCAAAGAGAAGCGGTCGTTCAGCTCGGTCGTAAGCGTTGCCAGTTGCGTATGCAATTCCGCCGCTTTACCCGCCTCGTCAAAGGGCAAGACCTCATCGCTCAGAAGACGCCACAGCACCTCAAGCACCACGCGGGCGTCGCGGCGCAAATTGGCCTCGTCAATTTTATCCAGCAGGTCATCGGGGGTATGCCACCACCAGCCCAGCGCGTTGCGCATTCCCGGCTCTAGCGCGGTTTGTCCGCTGAGAGAGCCGAAGAGCGAGGGAATACCGATGCCCTGAAAAGATTCATCCGCGGAGCGGGCCTTGCGCTTGCCGGCCAGAGCCTGCCCTGTCTCGGCCATAATGGCGCCGGCCGCCAGCGGATGCAGTTCGGTCATCACGCCGGTATTCGCCAGATTGCCGGCCGACACCTCTCGGGCTGTCGATATTGACATGCGCCACGCAGCGGCGATTGAGCTCGTGCCAATGTTCATCCGCATACCAGGCGGAGCTGGAGTAGCGACCGTGGGAATGGCCGGACCAAAAACAAATACGCAAGCCGCGCCGCCACAGATGGCGTTCCTGGGCGCAGACGCGCGCCACTTCGATCATGGTGGCGTTGGCGGAGCCGTTTTCCATCACGCCGTAATGCCAGGTGTCATGATGGCCGGAGAATAGGACAAACGGCTCGTTAGCCTCCGCCACGTTCATCTGCGTGACTAAAATCGGCGTTTTGCGCCAACCGATATCCACCTCGGTGGTCATGGTTGCGGTTAACAGTTCCCGGGCCAGATCGGCGCGGATGGCATCGCCGTCCGCCTGCAACACCGAAACGAAAGGACAGCGCGGCAAGTTTGCCACCGTTTCCAGCGACGGATTCCCCCACACCGGCGAGATACACATCTCATGAGTATCCGATGCGGGCTGGTCTGGATAACGCCAAGCGCCCCTGCCCGGCTGGCACGCTCGGCGACGCCCGGCGTGGCGATGCCCGTTATCAGCAGCAGCTTGCCGGCCACGTGTTGCGCGGCAAAATCCGCGTCCGACCCTGTGCCCAGATCAATCACCTCGCCTTCCACCGGCTGCACGCCGGTGGAAGGCGACATGGAATGAGTGATGCAGAGCAAGTTGGGCGCTAGCCGACAGCACATTTTCCGCATGCTGCGCAATCTTGAGGCCAGCGGCATGATTGAACGGAGCCGGGACGGCAAAACGTTTCATCTCGGCTATCAATCGCTGCTTATCGGTAATGCCGCCCGTGCGCAGATCGATTTAGTGTGTTTGGCTGAAACGATTTTACGTGAGGTGGGATTACAGGTGGATGAAACCATTCATCTCCGCATCCGCGACGAGCTGGAAACGATGTGTATCGCCAGTTGAGAGCCGGAGCGGGAAATCCGCGTGAATGCCATTATCGGCCGCCGACGCCCCTTACATACCGGCTCAAGCAAGATTTTTCTGGCGTTTATGCCGGAGGAGGAGCGCGCGCGGCTGGCTGACATCCGCCAGCAGCATTACAACATCAGCCGCGGCGAAGTGAGCGATGATTTGCTGTCCATCTCCGCACCGGTGTTTGCCGCCGAGCAATGGGTGGTGGCCACCATGAGTATCTCGGCGCCGGCGGCGCGGGCGGGTTGATGGCCCGCGTCAGCATTGCCAAAAAGGATCTGTTGGCCAGTGCAGCGCGCGGAATGACGCTGGCGCGGTGCTCAGCCCTCTAATACGGCTTTCGGCTCCAGATAGGCCAGCATGCCCCATTTCGCGCCCCAGACCCGATTGTTTCATACCGCCGAACGGCGCCTGCGGCTCATGATCAAGCGTATTAATCAACACACGGCCGCACTCAATTTGCCGCGCCAACGCCTGCGCACGACGGCGGTCGTGGCCCACCGGCAGAGCTTTCGAGGCGCTGCACGGGAGCTCTGCATGTCCGCCACGGCGGTAAGCCGCGCGGTGGCGGGCCTGGAAGCGTGGCTGAACGTGCGTATTTTCAATCGTTCAACCCGCACTGTGGCGCTGACCGACGCCGGCCGGCGTTATATTGCCCGCATTGCCCCGGCGCTGGCCGAAATACAGCGTGGCTCAAGCGTTGGCTCGGCGCGCTGGATGCGCTGGAGTAACGGCTGACGCGCGCCACCGGACTGGTCATGGAGGAAAGCGGTTTGCAACTGTCGTTAGGCGCCCTTGCCGGGTGGCGCGGACCGGCGGCGATGATAACGCAGAGGTGGATTGCGAGGTGGTCGGGCTTATCGGCGAACGCGGCCGAGAAGTCAAAGATTTTATCGAAAATATTCTGGGCAGCGAGGGGCTGGCGCGTTCGGTGGTGATTGCCGCGCCGGCGGATGTCTCGCCGCTGCTGCGCATGAGGGCGCCGCTTACGCCACCCCGCATCGCCGAAGATTTCCGCGATCGCGGTCAGCACGTGTTGCTTATCATGGACTCGCTGACCCATTATGCCATGGAGCAGCGGGAGATCGCGCTGGCTATCGGCGAGCCGCCCGCCACCAAAGGGTATCCCCCGTCGGTGTTCGCGCGCCTGCCGGCACTGTGGAACGCGCCGGCATCGGCGGCGGCGGCTCGATTACCGCTTTCTACGCCGTGCTCACCGAAGGGGACGATCAGCAGGATCCCATTGCCGACGCCGCGCGGGCGATACTGGATGGCCACATTGTTTTGTCGCGGGATTTGGCGGAAAGCGGCCACTATCCCGCGATCGATATCGAGGCGTCCATCAGCCGGGTAATGACCGCGCTGGTAACGGCGGAACAGGAACGTGATGTCCGCCAGTTAAAACAGCTATTGTCACGCTACCAATCAACCGCGATCTGATAAGCGTCGGCGCCTATGCGCCCGGCAGCGATCCGCTGCTGGAGCAGGCGATCGCCCCTTTATCCCGCTATCGAAGGTTTTTTGCAGCAGGGCATGCATGAAGCGTGCGGTTATGACAAGGCGCGACGGCAACTACAGGCCCTGTTCGCCCCGGCTGTAGAGGGGGTATGATCCTTAGCCTGGCCCTCACGCGCCCCCATGCATACCCGGTAAAGGGGCCTCAAGCGCCTGCGGTTTCGCCCGCCGGCAACCAGGGTACCGGCCACGACGCTACGCGCTGCACCCGCACGGGAGGGCAAATGAAAATACCTTCAGCGCTTGACGTGTTGCGCGCCCGTGAAGATAGCGACCTGGCGGCAAAGGCGCTCGGGCAAGCCCGACACGCCAGCCAATAGGCCGTGGCCAGATTGGATCAATTGCTGGCGTACGAGCTAGAGTGCCGACAAAAGCTGCAATCCGGCATGGTCTCCGGCGATTATGAAAACTTTCAGCACTTCATTTTGACGCTGGAAACCGCTATCGCCCAGCACCGCCAGGCGCTCAATCAGTGGAAAGAAAAATTACAGCAGGCGATTGCGCTTTGGCAGAGTAAACAGCAACGGTTAAATGCCTTGAGCACGCTGCATTCGCGTCAGGAACAGGCGGAGCACTTGCGTGAAAACCGCCTGGATCAGAAAAAACGACAGCCGTACCGGCAATCTCGACCCGCGGCGGTAGCGCCGGCTTCGGCACCTTCAGCGACCGATGTCGCCGCGCTGTTTCCCACCTCTTTGAGTGGCACCACCGCGGCCACCGCCACCCCGCCGTCGGCGATGATTGCCTCACAATTGGGCAGCGACGAATGGCAGCAGGCCATAGAGCAGCAGTTAGTGATGTTCGCCCGCAATAACCAGAGCAACGCCGAATTGCGCCTGCACCCGGCCGATCTCGGTACACTGCAAATCTCCCTGCATATGCAGGATAATCAATTGCAGATCCATATGGTGTCGGATCATGCCCAGGTACGGGATACGCTACAGGCAGCGCTGCCCCATTTGCGCACGGCGCTGGCGGAAAGCGGGATACAGCTCGGCAAAATAAGCATAAATTACTTATTCTATTCCGGCCATTGATGGCGAGAAATAGCGGCATAATTGGCGGCAATTAACCGATGGGCATCAGCTACGCCTGATTCGCATCGTCATGCTCAAGGAATTTGTTACGTCATGTCTGAATCCGCGCGTCCCATCGCCCGCACGTCCGCCCCCTGGATCACGCCGCTGGTCATCGTCCTCATTGCCGCCAGCGGAGCGGCGGGTTATTTTTGGTGGCAATTGCGTGCCGCTGCGACAACGTCTCTGGCGCCGCCGCCCGCGCCGGTCTTTATGGTGCTGGAAACCTTTACCGTCAACGTCGCCAATCCCGATAACGACTTGGACCGGGTACTGTATGTCGGCCTGACCCTGCGTCTGCCCAATGAAGAGACGCGCAAAACCTTCAATGATTATCTGCCGCTGGTACACAGCCGCCTGTTGCTGTCGCGCCAGCAGGCCGGCGAACTGGCCAGCCCGCAGGGCAAGCAAGGACTCATCGATAAGATAAAGCAAACCTTGGCCGAACCGTTGGTCGCCGGGCAACCGCCGCAAGTGGTGGACGACGTGCTGTTTACCGCTTTCATTCTGCGCTGACCGCTATGGCCGACAGCATCCTATCGCAGGCGGAAATCGATGAGTTGCTCAACGGCGACGATATCGTCGAGCAGCCGACCAGCCCCAGCGCCGAACCGGAGATCAAGCCCTACGATCCGTACATCCAACGACGGGTGGTGCGCGAACGATTGCAGGCGCTGGAAATTATTAACGAGCGTTTCGCCCGCCATTTCCGCATGGGACTGTTCAATTTGTTGCGCCGCAGCCCGGACATTACCGTCGGCGCCATTCAGATCCAGCCTTACCATGAGTTTGCCCGCAATTTACCGGTGCCGACTAATCTGAATCTTATTCATCTCAAGCCGCTGCGCGGTACGGCGCTGTTTGTGTTTTCACCCATTCTGGTGTTTATCGCGGCGGATAACCTGTTTGGCGGCGACGGACGCTTCCCCATCCGGATGGAAGGCCGGGAGTTTACCCATACCGAACAGCGGATTATCCGCCGTATGCTGCGTCTGGCGCTGGAAGGGTATCAGGAGGCATGGCAGGCCATCTACCAGCTCACTATCGAATATGTCCACGCCGAGATGCAGGTGAAGTTAACCAATATTACCTCCTCGCCTAACGATATCATGGTGACCACCCCGTTCCACGTGGAAATTGGGTCCCTGATAGGGGAATTTTATATCTGTATTCCATTTTCCATGATCGAGCCTCTGCGTGAATTGCTGGCCAACCCGCCGCTGGAAGATCAAAGCTGGCGCGAAAACCTGGTACGTCAGATCCAGCACTCCGAACTGGAGCTCGTGGCGAATTTTACCGACGTGTCGCTGCAGCTATCGGAAATTTTAAAACTGGCGCCGGCGGATGTACTAAACATCGAAAAACCCGAGCATATCACCGCCTATGTGGATGGCGTGCCGGTGCTCACCGGCCACGTCGACCAATTGATTAATCCCGTATTGAACTCCCAGAATGAGGAGTCACCCAATGACTGAGCCGACCAAACCGTCTGCCGCGGACGATCTGTGGGCTGAAGCGCTTGTGCAGCAGGGCGGCGATCGGGAACGGGCGGTGTCCACCGACGGCATTTTCTCCCCGCTGGCGGGAAAAGGTGGCAACGGATCGCTACAGGATATCGACCTGATTATGGATATCCCGGTCAAGATGACCGTGGAGCTTGGGCGCACCAAAATGACCATCAAAGAGCTGTTGCGTCTGGCGCAAGGTTCAGTAGTCGCGCTGGACGGCCTGGCGGGCGAGCCGCTGGATATCCTTATCAACGGTTATCTTATCGCTCAGGGGGAAGTGGTGGTGGCGGACAAATACGGCGTTCGCATCACCAGCATCATCACGCCGTCCGAGCGGATGCGCAGGTTGAGCCGCTAAATGACCGCTTCGCCGTTACGCGGCTCTCCGCCGACCACCGCCGACAACGCTAGCGCGCCGGCCGGCTATGGCGCCACCACATCCGCCGCCCAGATGCACTCGGCGCCGGCGCAACAGCTCACTCTAACCTGTCACGCCGCAACCGCACCGGCTACAAACGGTCAGCCCGCGCTAGCGGAACGGTCCGCTCTGAGCGGTCATGACGCCGCCGTGCCGGCGGCAACCGCTCGGTCCGCATTGACGAGACAAACACACCCTGCCGCCTCGGGGGGAGAGTTTGCCACCGCGCCAGCCTTCAGCGCCAGCGGCGCGCTCACCCAGGTTGGCGGCGCGCTGCTCGGTATCCTGCTGCTTATCGTCATTGGCGGCTGGCTGCTGAAAACCCTGCGTCTGACGCCGGCCGGGCGCGGCGGCAATCGGCTGATGGTCCGGGCCAGCTGTAGCGTCGGGGCGCGGGAGAAGGTGGTGATTATGCAGGTCGAGGAAACCTGGCTGGTGCTGGGGATCACGCCGCAGCACATTACTACGCTACATACTTTGTCCGCCCCCGAGCAGCCTGAACGCGGCGATAGCGGCCCCGCGCCGGAGGATTTTCGCCAGCGGTTATTGCGGCAAATTCGCCAGCGGAGCGGTAACGCATGATTCGCCAACGCAGAAAATCAGGCGAGTTCCGCCCCGCTTACGCCGCAGCGCTTATGCTGCTGTTCGCCCCGGCCTGCTTCGCGCAATTACCCAGCATTATCAGCCAGCCGCTGCCCGGCGGCAGTCAGAACTGGTCGTTGCCGGTACAGACGCTGGTGTTTTTGACCTCGCTGACCTTTATTCCGGCGGCTCTATTGATGATGACCAGTTTCACCCGCATCATCATCGTGCTGGGGCTATTGCGCAGCGCCATTGGTACCCCGTCGGCGCCCCCCAATCAGGTGCTGCTGGGTTTGGCGCTATTTTTGACCTTTTTTGTCATGTCGCCGGTGCTGGATTCCATTTACACCGAGGCCTATCTGCCGTTGAGCGAAAATAAAATTTCGATGCAGACCGCGCTGGAGCGGGGATCGCAGCCGTTGCGCGCCTTTATGCTGCGCCAAACGCGGGAGGCGGATCTGGGTCTGTTCGCCCGCCTGGCCAACGTGCCGCCTCTGGAGGGACCGGAGGCGGTGCCGATGCGCATCCTGCTGCCGGCCTATGTCACCAGCGAGCTGAAAACGGCCTTCCAGATAGGGTTTACGCTGTTTATTCCTTTTTTGATTATCGATCTGGTGGTGGCCTCGGTGCTAATGGCCTTGGGGATGATGATGGTACCGCCGGCGACCATCTCGCTACCGTTCAAACTGATGCTCTTCGTGCTGGTGGATGGCTGGCAGCTGCTGCTCAGCTCGCTGGCGCAAAGTTTTTATAGCTAGTTCCTTTACAGGCGGTACCAATGACACCGGAATCGGTAATGGCCCTCGGCCATGAAGGCATGCTCATCGCACTGGCGCTGGCAGCGCCGCTACTGCTGGCGGCCCTGTTCAGCGGCCTTATCATCAGCCTGCTCCAGGCCGCCACCCAGGTCAACGAAATGACGCTCTCGTTTATCCCGAAAATTCTGGCGGTGGTGGCCACCATCACCCTCGCCGGTCCCTGGATGCTAAATCTGATTTTGGACTACATGCGCACCCTGTTGACCAATCTGCCGCTCATGGCAGTCTAACCGTGCTGCATTGGGATAGCGGCCAGCTCGCGGCGCTGCTGCCGCAACTGTTTTGGCCGCTGCTGCGTATTCTGGCGCTTATCAGTACCGCCCCGCTGTTCAGCGAAAAATCGATTCTCGCGCCTATAAAGCTGGGGCTGGGCATTCTCATCGCCCTGCTTATCGCCCCCTCGCTGCCCGCCGTCGACTCGCCGTTGTTTTCATTGGCCGGCTTTTGGCTCGCCCTCAAGCAAATCCTGATAGGCACCGCCCTCGGCCTGACGATGCAGTTGACCTTCGCCGCCGTACGCATGGCCGGCGAGGTCATCGGGCTGCAAATGGGGCTCTCTTTCACGACCTTTTTTGATCCCGCCAGCGGTTTGAATACCCCGCTGTTGGCGCGCCTGCTCAATCTGCTCGCCCTGCTGGTGTTTATCAGCCTGAACGGCCACTTGTGGCTATTGTCGCTGCTGGCGGACAGCTTTCATATTTTGCCGCTGGACAGTCAGCTGATGGATCCCGGTGCCTTTATGGCGCTGGCCCGCGCCGGCGGCATTATTTTCTTGAATGGCATGATGCTGGCGCTGCCGCTTATCTGTATGCTAATGACACTCAATATCGCACTGGGATTACTGAACCGCATCACGCCGCAGTTAACGGTGTTCGTTATCGGCTTTCCCCTTACCCTGACGGTGGGCATTCTGACCTTTAGCCTGCTGCTGCCGCTGCCGTTGCTAGCGCCATCCTGGGAAAAAATGATGGGAGAAGTGTTCGACCTGCTGTCGGAGATCCTCCGCGGGATGACCCGCTGAGGATCCCGCCAATTACTG from Sodalis glossinidius str. 'morsitans' includes these protein-coding regions:
- a CDS encoding M28 family peptidase, yielding MCISPVWGNPSLETVANLPRCPFVSVLQADGDAIRADLARELLTATMTTEVDIGWRKTPILVTQMNVAEANEPFVLFSGHHDTWHYGVMENGSANATMIEVARVCAQERHLWRRGLRICFWSGHSHGRYSSSAWYADEHWHELNRRCVAHVNIDSPRGVGRQSGEYRRDDRTASAGGRRHYGRDRAGSGRQAQGPLRG
- a CDS encoding IclR family transcriptional regulator domain-containing protein, producing MNAIIGRRRPLHTGSSKIFLAFMPEEERARLADIRQQHYNISRGEVSDDLLSISAPVFAAEQWVVATMSISAPAARAG
- the fliP gene encoding flagellar type III secretion system pore protein FliP (The bacterial flagellar biogenesis protein FliP forms a type III secretion system (T3SS)-type pore required for flagellar assembly.); amino-acid sequence: MLLFAPACFAQLPSIISQPLPGGSQNWSLPVQTLVFLTSLTFIPAALLMMTSFTRIIIVLGLLRSAIGTPSAPPNQVLLGLALFLTFFVMSPVLDSIYTEAYLPLSENKISMQTALERGSQPLRAFMLRQTREADLGLFARLANVPPLEGPEAVPMRILLPAYVTSELKTAFQIGFTLFIPFLIIDLVVASVLMALGMMMVPPATISLPFKLMLFVLVDGWQLLLSSLAQSFYS
- the fliL gene encoding flagellar basal body-associated protein FliL; its protein translation is MSESARPIARTSAPWITPLVIVLIAASGAAGYFWWQLRAAATTSLAPPPAPVFMVLETFTVNVANPDNDLDRVLYVGLTLRLPNEETRKTFNDYLPLVHSRLLLSRQQAGELASPQGKQGLIDKIKQTLAEPLVAGQPPQVVDDVLFTAFILR
- the fliQ gene encoding flagellar biosynthesis protein FliQ: MTPESVMALGHEGMLIALALAAPLLLAALFSGLIISLLQAATQVNEMTLSFIPKILAVVATITLAGPWMLNLILDYMRTLLTNLPLMAV
- the fliR gene encoding flagellar biosynthetic protein FliR, whose amino-acid sequence is MLHWDSGQLAALLPQLFWPLLRILALISTAPLFSEKSILAPIKLGLGILIALLIAPSLPAVDSPLFSLAGFWLALKQILIGTALGLTMQLTFAAVRMAGEVIGLQMGLSFTTFFDPASGLNTPLLARLLNLLALLVFISLNGHLWLLSLLADSFHILPLDSQLMDPGAFMALARAGGIIFLNGMMLALPLICMLMTLNIALGLLNRITPQLTVFVIGFPLTLTVGILTFSLLLPLPLLAPSWEKMMGEVFDLLSEILRGMTR
- the fliN gene encoding flagellar motor switch protein FliN, whose translation is MTEPTKPSAADDLWAEALVQQGGDRERAVSTDGIFSPLAGKGGNGSLQDIDLIMDIPVKMTVELGRTKMTIKELLRLAQGSVVALDGLAGEPLDILINGYLIAQGEVVVADKYGVRITSIITPSERMRRLSR
- the fliO gene encoding flagellar biosynthetic protein FliO, whose product is MTASPLRGSPPTTADNASAPAGYGATTSAAQMHSAPAQQLTLTCHAATAPATNGQPALAERSALSGHDAAVPAATARSALTRQTHPAASGGEFATAPAFSASGALTQVGGALLGILLLIVIGGWLLKTLRLTPAGRGGNRLMVRASCSVGAREKVVIMQVEETWLVLGITPQHITTLHTLSAPEQPERGDSGPAPEDFRQRLLRQIRQRSGNA
- a CDS encoding aldehyde dehydrogenase family protein, producing MGHDRRRAQALARQIECGRVLINTLDHEPQAPFGGMKQSGLGREMGHAGLSGAESRIRGLSTAPASFRALHWPTDPFWQC
- a CDS encoding flagellar hook-length control protein FliK, which gives rise to MARLDQLLAYELECRQKLQSGMVSGDYENFQHFILTLETAIAQHRQALNQWKEKLQQAIALWQSKQQRLNALSTLHSRQEQAEHLRENRLDQKKRQPYRQSRPAAVAPASAPSATDVAALFPTSLSGTTAATATPPSAMIASQLGSDEWQQAIEQQLVMFARNNQSNAELRLHPADLGTLQISLHMQDNQLQIHMVSDHAQVRDTLQAALPHLRTALAESGIQLGKISINYLFYSGH
- the fliM gene encoding flagellar motor switch protein FliM, which codes for MADSILSQAEIDELLNGDDIVEQPTSPSAEPEIKPYDPYIQRRVVRERLQALEIINERFARHFRMGLFNLLRRSPDITVGAIQIQPYHEFARNLPVPTNLNLIHLKPLRGTALFVFSPILVFIAADNLFGGDGRFPIRMEGREFTHTEQRIIRRMLRLALEGYQEAWQAIYQLTIEYVHAEMQVKLTNITSSPNDIMVTTPFHVEIGSLIGEFYICIPFSMIEPLRELLANPPLEDQSWRENLVRQIQHSELELVANFTDVSLQLSEILKLAPADVLNIEKPEHITAYVDGVPVLTGHVDQLINPVLNSQNEESPND